A region of Moorena sp. SIOASIH DNA encodes the following proteins:
- the psbA gene encoding photosystem II q(b) protein has translation MTTVLQQSNTSVWSQFCNWVTSTNNRLYVGWFGILMIPTLLAATTCFIIAFIAAPPVDIDGIREPVAGSLMYGNNIISGAVVPSSNAIGLHFYPIWEAASLDEWLYNGGPYQLVVFHFLIGVFAYMGREWELSYRLGMRPWICVAYSAPVAAASAVFLIYPIGQGSFSDGMPLGISGTFNFMFVFQAEHNILMHPFHMLGVAGVFGGSLFSAMHGSLVTSSLVRETTETESQNYGYKFGQEEETYNIVAAHGYFGRLIFQYASFNNSRSLHFFLGAWPVIGIWFTALGISTMAFNLNGFNFNQSIIDSQGHVINTWADVLNRANLGFEVMHERNAHNFPLDLAAAEATPVALTAPVING, from the coding sequence ATGACTACTGTATTACAACAGAGCAACACCTCTGTGTGGTCTCAGTTCTGCAATTGGGTCACCTCTACCAACAACCGCCTCTATGTAGGCTGGTTTGGTATCTTAATGATCCCAACTTTGCTAGCTGCTACCACCTGCTTCATCATTGCTTTCATCGCTGCTCCTCCTGTGGACATCGATGGTATCCGCGAGCCGGTTGCTGGCTCCCTGATGTATGGAAACAACATCATCTCTGGTGCTGTTGTTCCTTCTTCTAACGCCATTGGCTTACACTTCTACCCAATCTGGGAAGCTGCTTCCTTAGATGAGTGGCTATACAACGGTGGTCCTTACCAGTTGGTAGTGTTCCACTTCCTGATTGGTGTATTCGCCTACATGGGTCGTGAGTGGGAACTGAGCTACCGCTTAGGTATGCGTCCTTGGATCTGCGTCGCTTACAGCGCACCAGTTGCAGCTGCTAGCGCCGTGTTCCTGATCTACCCAATCGGACAAGGTTCTTTCTCCGATGGTATGCCTCTCGGTATCAGCGGAACCTTCAACTTCATGTTCGTGTTCCAAGCTGAGCACAACATCCTGATGCACCCGTTCCACATGCTAGGTGTAGCCGGTGTATTCGGTGGTTCCTTGTTCTCTGCAATGCACGGTTCTTTGGTGACCTCCTCCTTAGTGCGTGAGACCACCGAAACCGAGTCTCAGAACTATGGTTACAAGTTCGGTCAAGAGGAAGAAACTTACAACATCGTGGCAGCTCACGGCTACTTCGGTCGTTTAATCTTCCAATACGCTTCCTTCAACAACAGCCGTTCCTTGCACTTCTTCTTAGGTGCATGGCCTGTAATCGGCATCTGGTTTACTGCACTGGGCATCAGCACCATGGCATTTAACCTCAATGGTTTCAACTTCAACCAGAGCATCATCGACTCACAAGGTCACGTGATCAACACCTGGGCTGATGTACTTAACCGGGCTAACCTAGGTTTCGAGGTAATGCACGAGCGTAACGCTCACAACTTCCCTCTAGACCTAGCTGCTGCTGAAGCTACTCCTGTAGCTTTGACTGCTCCAGTGATCAACGGTTAA